In Thermococcus chitonophagus, the genomic stretch ATGTGGAGTGGGGCCCCGATTAAATCGCACTGCCTTTTTGCGAACTCCTCACTCTTCTTCGAATACTCTCCTATGCCTAGGTTTATGTGGAGGCACTCAATATTGTAACCTAGCTTGTTAAGAACATAAGCTGTAACCGCGGAGTCCTTACCACCGCTTATCGCTACGAGAACCTTTTCATCCTTTCGGAGAAGTTTGTACCTTTCTATTGTTCTCTGAACTTTTCTCTCAAAGTATTCGATGAAGTGATCAATGCAAAGATACGTTTTAGGATAATGGAGTTTTATGTAAGCTTCTTTTGAGCAAAATTTACATTTCACAATTCTCACCTTCCTGAGGTAAGAGAAAATCCTTAAAATTTTATACTACTCAAATATGTCCGGTACAGGCTACAATAAGGAGGAGTTTGTATGGACGTATTCCTAGAATTGGCCCTGATCCTAATAATTGCGAAGGTCTTTGGATACATCTCACTTAGGCTCGGTTTTCCGGCTGCACTTGGCCAGCTCATTGGGGGGATAATAATAGGGCCCTCCCTTCTCGACCTCGTTTCTTACGGCCCCGAGGTGAGGCTGCTTGCAGAGCTTGGCGTTATAATCCTCCTATTCTTGGCTGGACTTGAAACCGATGTTGAGGAGTTCAAGCACGTTGGTCTCTCGGCCTTTATCATAGCTGTAATGGGTGTTTTCTTCCCCCTCCTTTTGGGCTACGTTCTCGGGCTGGCTTTCGGCTTTACTGATATTCAGTCCCTCTTCTTGGGAGGAATACTAACGGCTACGAGTGTTGGCTTGACAACGAGCATTCTAATGGAGATGAAGAAGCTGAGGACGAAAGTTGGGACTACGATACTTGCGGCGGCAGTAGTTGATGACATCCTGGGAATAATGATCCTAACGATATTGGTTGCAATGAACGTGAGGGGAAGCGTGAGGGTGCTTGACGTTATAATAATTCTCGTTGAAGTTGCCCTGTTCTTCCTCGCTGGCATATTCCTGGGGCACCCTGCAATTAGAGAGGCATTAAAGGTCTCCGAGAGGATAACCCTTCCAGAAACCGTAACAGCTTTCGCCCTAGCTATAATGCTCTTCTTCGCTTATCTGGCTGAAAAGTTCCAGATAGCTGGGATCACCGGGGCTTACCTCGCGGGGATATTAGTTGCAACTACCGAGGAGGCAAAGAAGATAACGGACAGGATGATAACCATAGGCTACTCCCTATTCATCCCGATATTCTTGGTCAGCATAGGGATAGAGAGTGACATAACCGTTTTGCTCCATGCAGGACTCTTTGCTGGCCTGTACTCGCTGGTTGCGATAATAAGTAAAGTAATTGGATGTGGAATTGGGGCGCTAATGATGAAGTTCAAGCCCGTTGAAGCCCTTCAAGTAGGGGTTGGAATGGTCCCCAGGATGGAAGTAGCTTTAATCATGGCAAACATAGCCCTTAGGGAGGGAGTGTTCGATAGGGGATTGTTCGCTATTCCCGTGACTATGGTAGTTGTAACAACATTAATTACTCCATTCCTTCTCAAGTGGGCG encodes the following:
- a CDS encoding cation:proton antiporter, translating into MDVFLELALILIIAKVFGYISLRLGFPAALGQLIGGIIIGPSLLDLVSYGPEVRLLAELGVIILLFLAGLETDVEEFKHVGLSAFIIAVMGVFFPLLLGYVLGLAFGFTDIQSLFLGGILTATSVGLTTSILMEMKKLRTKVGTTILAAAVVDDILGIMILTILVAMNVRGSVRVLDVIIILVEVALFFLAGIFLGHPAIREALKVSERITLPETVTAFALAIMLFFAYLAEKFQIAGITGAYLAGILVATTEEAKKITDRMITIGYSLFIPIFLVSIGIESDITVLLHAGLFAGLYSLVAIISKVIGCGIGALMMKFKPVEALQVGVGMVPRMEVALIMANIALREGVFDRGLFAIPVTMVVVTTLITPFLLKWAFSK